The DNA sequence TGTTGTGGACATGTATTGTTCAATTGGTGGCAATGGGAGAAGTTTGGGGGCCAAGTCTGTTGAAGAGTTGGCCTTCTTGTTCCAGCCCCCCAAGTATGCATACAGCAACTAACGTGTCTTCTATTCAGCCAAAAAGGCATTACCCACCAAAGAGTGAGTCAATGGcttcttgatctttttttctttcttgttcatATTGGAGAGTTGAGTTGCTGATTTTTGATTCTTAtgctttttcttgttttgggaTTTGTTATGTCTCAGTTTTGCTTCTTTAGGTGaagtttctttgttttatctGTCAACTGATTCCAATAATACCTACCTGAACACTTTGGACAAATTTTTGGCCTACTAACTACTCTCGTGATTAATTTTGTTACTCATTCTTGGGAATGCCGTTGGCGCCTTATTTGATGTGCTTGTTAGAATCTGTCAATATGTTTCTTGGCTTATTGTTTATAATGAGGGATTCCAATTATGACTATTCTCATTTCTTTGATGCTCAAGCTTCTATTTACATTGTTGGTCCTAATCACTCTTGAAGCCCGTCCCTTTCTCTTTCAGGGGTATACAAGAACAATGGTTATCTAATTGTTTCTTGCAACGGAGGACTCAACCAGATGCGAGCAGCAGTGAGTTGTTTCCTGAACTTTCTTGAATATCAGTATTGTCCGAATCACTTTTCTTGACATAAACTGTAGATTCCTTAGTTGCTTTACTTTCTGCTATGCAGATATGTGATATGGTCTCTATTGCCAGATATCTTAATATCACACTCATTGTCCCTGAATTGGATAAAGCGTCATTTTGGGCGGATCCCAGGTCAGTAGAAAGAACTGTTACACTGTAAAATTCACAACTCATTATATCTCTGTCACTAATTTCCTTCTATGTTGCAGTGATTTCCAGGACATATTCGATgttgatcattttattttatctttgagGGATGAGGTCCGGATATTAAAAGAGCTTCCAGCTAAGCTTCAACGGAGAATTGAAGTTGGAATGTTCTATGAGTTACCCCCAGTTAGTTGGTCAAATATTACTTACTACCGCCGGCAGGTTGGTAATTTAGTGCCTAACAGAGTGATCATTTCTGctttttctctatttcttttctGCTTTTCACTTTTCTATGTAATGGGAACTTCTGTTGCAAAAAATGCAGATTCTTCCTCTTCTTAAAAAGCATAAAATTGTACATTTGAATAAAACCGACGCCCGGCTTGCTAATAATGGGCTACCACTGGAGATTCAGAAGCTGCGTTGTCGAGTAAATTTTAGTTCCCTGAGATTTACTGCCCAAATTGAGGAGTTGGGTAGAAAAGTGATCAGAATGCTGAGACAAAATGGTCCGTTCCTTGTACTCCATCTTAGATATGAAATGGATATGTTGTCCTTCTCTGGTTGTACTCAGGGCTGCAACACTGAGGAGGTGAATGCACTCACTGCAATGAGGTAACTTTATCTTCATGTTAAGACATAAAAGTCCTGAAAATCATGTTGTTTTACTgagtgaaaatataatatactagATATGCCAACCCTTGGTGGAAGGAGAAAGTCATTGATCCTGACCTCAAAAGGAAGGAAGGTCTGTGTCCTTTGACACCTGAAGAAACTGCTCTGGTACTCTCAGCTCTTGGTATTGACAGTCACATTCAAATATACATTGCTGCTGGAGAAATATACGGTGGTAAAAGGAGATTGAGAAGTTTGGCTAAGGCATTTCCAAATCTGGTCAGTAATATCCGTATTCAAGcattttagttaaaatatttggagtatCCCTGTTGATCATTGCTCGAGTTTTTTGAAACAGGTCAAAAAGGAGACGTTGCTGGAACCCTCAGATTTGTTGTTCTTCCGAAACCACTCGTCCCAGATGGCAGCTTTAGATTATCTCGTCTCCTTGGAGAGCGATATATTTGTTCCCACATATGATGGAAATATGGCAAAAGTTGTTGAAGGACACCGCAGGTATGCAGCCATTATATTCCGGGGAcgtaattttcttcaataacaAACTTTGACTGAGGAACTCTTTTCCTGTGTACTCGTAATTTCCCAGGTACTTAGGTTTCAAGAAGACAATTCTACTAGACAGACGAGTTTTGATTGATCTGATAGACCAGTACAACAGTGGATCATTGAGCTGGGACGAGTTCTCATACTCTGTGAAGGATGCCCATGCAGACCGAATGGGGAGCCCAAGGAAGCGCGTTATGATTCCAGACAGACCGAAGGAAGAAGACTACTTCTATTCCAATCCTCAAGAATGTCTTTGAGGCAGCTGATGATAGGGAGAGCCCATCAATCACACAcagagtgtgtgtgtgagaatTTTCAGACCATTAATTGGAAAGGGAAGAAGGATGGCTAGTTGGTTGGATGGATCAATTAGACATAGAATGattcttttacaattttggtttATGAGCATGTATAGATTTTGAAGCCCTGTGGGTTGTACAAAACTTTTATGAGACAAATGAAAAGATGCCCCTCACAACATTAGATTACAACTTTTTCCAcacatttcatattttaattactgtcctaatattaattatgtaatatttatgtcaGTTTGTGTGTGATAAAGGCAGCTTGGTTTCATTAAATGGTAGCCTCTATCACTAAAGGACATACATTTGATATTTTCGATTTTGCACTCTTATCAAAAACAGAAAGGGGGTGCAGGAGATTAccccaaaaatttattttaatagtattgcatctcatacaaaatttaaaaagttttttaatatacacataatatgggtacatgaaattaaaagtggtcaaaatttggtttaattataattagattttaaaatgaaattatattttttcttaaaaaaattcaaattatatttgcacCCTTAGAAGAATTTTCCGTCTACAACTATATCCTTTTTGTTAAGATTTAGACGAAAAATACTGacgtcaataaaaaattacataaacttcCATCTCTATCCCTTATTTAgcatttcatataatatattgataaagaTACTCTAATAGTATTCTTTTACTTGGAATGAGGTATTATGTACATAAAATACAGATGGTCTAATTGTATCATTGCCGAATTATTGCCACTAGACAAAAAGTAGCTGTTGATAAATGAGAAAACTTGTCGTATTGTCGATAATTTATacagaatattaaatgagatgtaaaattaaaacttgtgTATTTTTTCACAGAGGTAAGAATTTTCCATCCAAAACTTAACGGAAGAGCACAATTGTAAATAGAGGATTCTTGGACAAGTGCTATTTCAAAGTTTTTTGAGAGTacagttttatatttttaaagtgtaattaacactttccttttttttttttttgtaataagagtatttaaaataattactcGTTAGAAATCTCATCTTTTGGCACACATAAACACACAGAGTAGGTGCACTTTTTAGCTGAATTTATTGCTGTAGCAGCTAAGGACAGAAGGAATATAGGGGAAAGATGAAGATGATCAGGTGAAATATCCCCGACTGTACATTATCATCTGCATTCCGGTTCTCATCTGTATCAATCGAACAACGTCTCATAACTCTAACGATTCTGATGCTTCTGGAAAACGGTGGCTCCAAGAGCAAGAGAAATGGAAGAGCATTTATACTTCAAAATCTCAGTATTGATCCAAGCAAACTGCATTTTGATCTCCACCGGTACCACCATCCTGGTCGTAACCGGATTGCCTAAAACGATATCAAAACCGTGTATACAGACATTTTTGGTATAAGTGGAAAAGAATTAAGTTGGAGTCCAGTACAACAAATGTTACTCGTTTTGCCTTTCATCGATGCTGACCATTCTTCTGAGTTCGAGTTGCTGGCATTCTATCTGGCTCACGGCTCTTGACAAATCTTCTCTGACAAACGAGAAAGTATCTTCTTTAACTAGTCGTCTCTGTTTTATCTTTATAATAGCCTGGGAGACTTCTCCAATTGAAGGGCGCCTTCTAGGGGTTTTATGCAAGCATCTGTGAGCGATTTTGGCTAGGCTCCTCACTTCTTCCAAGTTGCATTTCCCCACTATTTTTGTGTCGATTATTTCATCCACACCATCTGAGCTCATAGCCGCCTTCGAAGAGATGGGAAATGCAATGtcagaaaatggaaaataaggGAAGCAGATTAGCAAAATTTGGGAAGAAGAAGCTGTAAGTCTTACCAGATTAACGTATTCCATTAAGTTCTGGTGCGGGTGGATGGCGGTGATGAGCTCAAAGAGAATAATGCCGAAGCTGTACACGTCGCTTTTTGTTGTGAAATTGTTTGTGGATATATACACAGGGTCTATATAACCATATGTACCTTTGAGGCCAGAGTTATGACCATCGAAGACCTCTTCCTTCGACAGCCCAAAATCAGCAACCTAGTTAATCAGGACACAATAATTGGCCAAGAGACggaaaataaatagattctTTTAGGAAACCCTGTTGTTTAGTCCAAGTAACAGTTTCAATTGCCACTTGcggaaaatgttaaaattggCTTGAGAAACAAAAGTCGATATTTTATGCTTACCTTTGCTCTCATAGAATGATCCAGCAATATGTTAGCTGACTTCAAATCTCGATGTATCACAGGAGGCACTGCCTGTTCCAAGGAATGCAACAAGGTTTTAATGATAAGTTTCCTCAATAGTAACGTAGTTATATGTCATCATATTATTCAGCCTACCCCGTCGTGAAGATATTCAATGCCATGTGAAATGTCCAGTGCTATTTGAAGTCGATCTTCCCAACTCAAGACTTGTTCCTCATCATCTAAGCatatgttaaaaataagttgttgCATACAGaacaatataagaaaaaaacgGTAATGAAATGAGGGCTTGCAGACCTTTGTTTAGAAGGGGTTTTAGAAACACACTTATGGACCAAGCAATAATTGGACAGTAATAGAAGACAAGACatttaaacttataaactTACTATATATAAGGTTTTCCAAGCTTCCATTTCTCATGTACTCATAAACTAACATGCGTTGCCCTTTATCAATACAGTATCCAActaaattcaccaaatttcgATGATGCAGTCTAGCCAGCAAAGAAACCTGAAAAGAAGAAGGGAAAAATGTGGTAATGATTAAGAGCTGAAGTGCCATATCACtttgagaaagaaaacaaaagagaacaTTTGATGCGGTTCAACATAGACCTGCACCATGAaaaattggttgaaaaatgaagaaaagcataCACTGTTGATTTAGTTTCACTCATTGTCCTGGATATCATAAGCTATTATCAATATTCAAAACGATTTCAACCACAGGAACAAGTTGAAAGTGTAAAATCCTAAGCTCAACTTTTGGTCCTTTCATATTGAATGACCAGCCcaaattttagattaaaaCAGATGTTTTTTGTTGGATAAATAATTCAAGGGAACAAGTATTGATATACTAAAAGTCAACTGCAAAGATGCAGTTAGTCAATGGACAATGTTACATTCTTTATTTGCTTTACCTCTGTCTGAAACTCCTTTTCGCcttgttttgaatttgaagCAAGAACTTTCACAGCAACCACTTCACCAGCAGGCATTTTAGCTTTATAAACCGGGCCAAATGAACCCTGCCCAAGGATAGTTGTGAAGTTCTCTGTCCCCTTCTGAATGTCTCTGTATACACGTGCAAATAAATCATGTTTCATATAGTGCTTCATGTATGAAGCAGACCAAAGACAATGAGTGTGTTAAAGATTTTTGATCCCAGAGAGAGTACAGAGCATAGTAATCAAAACTCAACCTCGCATTTCTGCACAAATCTTCCCGTCCCCTCAACCTTCTGCAAGTTGTCCctcccccaccccacccaaaaagaaaaaaaaaagaatgcagaagaataaaattaaataaaaaagttcaatAGCTGTGTTATTGTGATGCTACTATCAGTTAAGGCGTCCTTTGATATATCAACATGATACTCTCTAGTCACCATTCTCTCCAACCCTTGTTTAAAGCAGTAAGTTCAAATTCTGTTTGAGAAAATTCATACTAGTTTTCTTCAGAAATAGCTTGGGGATAATCATGCAGCATCCACCAACTACAAATTGTCATAACTTGCCATAAAACTTCATTGAAGAAGCTTCAACAAGAACAACACTTGAAAAAAGCAAAATCTGAAGAAAATTAATCCAATGGGATGACATACTTGTAAGAGTATCTCAAAATACCAGATACAGAAGCTAATCGATCTTTGCTATGATTGTTCCACCAAAAACGCTGAGGTTTTTGGGTGAGATTTCCCTTGATAGTCACAAAACTGGAAAGAGGTGCACTTGAGTCGATGCTTGTATTTAAGCCGTTAGTACGTATAGGAAGGGTAGCAGCAGAACGATCATTTGCACAGCGCCGAAGATGAGCACGTTTCTTGTACCAacaaatgccaaaaaaaacaAGCGAGGCTATGAGTATGCCCACGGCCAAGCCAACAGAGATGCCAATAATAACCAAATCGGCTTTATGAACCATCCTTTGGTCCTTTGTCAGTATCAGGAAACAGGAACATCTTGCAGGCAATGTATTATGATCACTGAAATTGTCATGAAAGAACGTAAGACAACAACATACAGGATTAAGAGGATAACAATTACATGTGGATATCAATCTGAGTCCTGAGACACATGAAAACgatttctattattataagaTTTACTCCATTTGCACTTAAGATGCTTCTgcatgtaaaatatatataagatctGCATCTAATTAGCAGAATGACTAAAAAATCCCAAAGAGactgagagagaaagaaaatcagATTCCCTGTTCATAAcctttaaataaaacatactcAGTCTCATGTGGTCTTGCTgtcttctctcatttttttcctcctcttccctttttctttttcctttcttttcttttgcctttttcttgggggggtgtgtgtgtgtccgAAGAGAGAACATCAGAAATAGATCTGAACTCTCTTTTTTCACATCAAGAAGATGAACTAATATGCAAAACCAATAAGAACAAAGAACGAAAACGTTCCATCATCCTTTGGCGGAACCACCCTGAACTCACTGGATTGGAATGAGGACAGGCAATTATACACAAATCACTAGAATTCCAGCTGCTAGACAGTTACAATACTAAAAGTGTGTAGTACTCAAATATTGCAATTAACAGCATAACATTGAtaaaagaaggaaaacaaCAGCAACAGAGAACAAGTTGATAAAAGCTAGACAACAGCAGAACCATCGGAAAACAACACACCACCAACAAAAACCACCCAAATGAAACACGGCTGAAAGAGAACCGAAACTCGCAAGGGTTTTCTATACCTCTACAAAGTCACAAAAAAAGCAAACaaggaaagaaattaaaacaaaacagaGAACAAAAAACATCATACAGCCATTCATGTTTTCATCAAATGGGCCTCCAAGAAACTTCTTGAAGagtttaaaactttaaaaatcaagaaaaacccATCGAAGTACTACGAACAAGAACCcaaaatcactaaaaaaaacagaagaaaaagcaaaagcaTCACTAAGTATCTGAATTACTGGCTGCACTTGAAATGGAGAAACTTTACCcatttcaaagaaaaactCATCATGATTCTTGATCAGCAGCGCATGACCTGATCAGCTGAGAGACAACAAATTAGTACATCATGGGGGTGGTTTTAATTTGGTGAAACGCTTTTGGTTGGAATggaaacataaattatttaaataccaTTCGGGGTTTTGGTAAAcagactttttctttttatttctatttctcttgattacatatatttaaagtgAGATGATTACCATCAAGAGCCAAATTTGCCATATGTTTGGTTTATAAGATGGCTTAGACATGTCCGCCTTTATCTTCTTCGATAGTTTtcatatttcttgattttactTTTGTTCGATTAGTCTTCTTTTCTGCCTTTCCTTTTCTTAACGAAAGAATATTACATTATGCTATTGCATTGTATTACAATAGTATCCAATCAAGGATTTATCAGATTTCTTTTGTAAACATggtgtatttttaattcttaatcTATGTTTTAAAActgtttaattaaatcaattttaattgaaacttataaattttatcttttttaataaaaattgtataaatcaatatctttttttccgaccctttattattattatttttttaaagtagaagcgataattatattattaattggtTAATGATGAATGCCGTGGATTGGTGGGCTATGTAAAATTTTCCGCAATAGAATTATagaaagtatttttaattgagataatacaatttacatcattttaatttataatgcatatatatataaattttttagtggATCAGatcatatatgtattaaattatgCATCATTACCAAAACTAccattaataatttgaacaGTGGAGTATGAATttcaattgaataaaattatgtgttgCAATCACTCTAATTATTTCTtgctaaattaaatatcatattatcttttatttttatttttaatttcttaggTCATGAACATTGTGACAATTATGGAATTTTTGATTTGTACGTACTTTTAGTTTGTgagaattaagaaaaaaaagaagggttTACATAAATTTGGATGGGTGGATTAGGAGGTCAACTGTTAAACTTGGAGTCAACGGTGTCGTTTTTAGGTTGTCTTGCATATGTACAGTACAGATACTCTTTGACGTATTCATGTGAGTTGGAGAAAAATAGGAGCAGACAAAAATTGATTCGTTTCTGGCCCCACTCACTTACCAAGTACCATTACCCCACACAACACTCCCCAAATACTGAGAGATGCATATCCATTTCTGTGATGGCGTGTGAGGTacttcgattttttttttttaaatagagtGTGAAATACGTCGATTATTCTTGTTCTTAtttgatcaatatttttattaataatatctttaaattttttatatattaatataatattaatttatttatttttaaatataaaataaagagaatgattgtttagtaaaattacaaaaattaatcttttcttattcatttgttttcctcctaccaaataaacaaaattatttgagatttacctccctttcaaattttaattatatcaaacaacTTGAAAGGAAACTACTATTCTTTTATtccctttctcttttctctttttttttttctttcacttaAACCGAACGAACCCTAAcaggaaaattaatttccatATGGCTAGCTTTGTATGACATGAAAGGTGACTCTAGCATCCACACATTACCTCACATGAATAAAGAGTCGAATTGGTGCACCCTCTATATTGGGCCAAGTGTATAATAGCTTTTTGAGTGAGATATTGTCACTACTTTAATTAGAAATGCAATTTCAAAAGATAGTCGTTTGATGGGAAGGATTAATCCGAGGTGTACGATTAAGggcaaaatcaaaattgaggGCGAATTCAAAGTGAAAGAGGGGAACGATGACATTTTGGCTGAATTAGGGCAACCAGGACAGATTAGGGATTTGGGCGAAAGCGGTTGAAAATAGTTGAAGATCTGACAAGAGGACACGTCGAGGTTGCTGAACAAAGCGTAGTTGGTCTCAGCTCTAACCTCTGAAGTCCGAGCTTGCAAATATGAGGGAAGAAGCAGTGAAGGCTGAAGGAGCTTGTTTCtctaattttagttgtttttttggggagatgtaatttctttttgaaaaagttatcAAAACATGGTTTAAAAGTGTAGAAGGGATGTTCAGTtgcttttttttaatcaatgaaaatttcataaaattcctgcatttttctctcctttttctttctctgttaTTTCCCACCCCATTTCTCCCCTTTGGGCTATGCAATGCCCCAACCACATTCTAAGTCTTGATGAATGAAGTGTTTGAGCCCTTCCTTAGAAAGTTTGTGGTCGTATTTTGTTTTACAATATTCTGGTCTACAGTAAGGGATAGAGTGATCACTTGCTGCATTTGAGGAGGGTGTTGGAGCTCTTGATGACACATAAACTCTAtgcaaagaaaaacaaatgttTCTTTGCACAACAACAAATTGA is a window from the Sesamum indicum cultivar Zhongzhi No. 13 linkage group LG15, S_indicum_v1.0, whole genome shotgun sequence genome containing:
- the LOC105177554 gene encoding uncharacterized protein At1g04910; the protein is MLPKCEKWPMAIKREKREQHWDVGMNLLGEEKVQETKLLRVSHARIKLWALRAITTLLLWTCIVQLVAMGEVWGPSLLKSWPSCSSPPSMHTATNVSSIQPKRHYPPKRVYKNNGYLIVSCNGGLNQMRAAICDMVSIARYLNITLIVPELDKASFWADPSDFQDIFDVDHFILSLRDEVRILKELPAKLQRRIEVGMFYELPPVSWSNITYYRRQILPLLKKHKIVHLNKTDARLANNGLPLEIQKLRCRVNFSSLRFTAQIEELGRKVIRMLRQNGPFLVLHLRYEMDMLSFSGCTQGCNTEEVNALTAMRYANPWWKEKVIDPDLKRKEGLCPLTPEETALVLSALGIDSHIQIYIAAGEIYGGKRRLRSLAKAFPNLVKKETLLEPSDLLFFRNHSSQMAALDYLVSLESDIFVPTYDGNMAKVVEGHRRYLGFKKTILLDRRVLIDLIDQYNSGSLSWDEFSYSVKDAHADRMGSPRKRVMIPDRPKEEDYFYSNPQECL
- the LOC105177556 gene encoding calcium/calmodulin-regulated receptor-like kinase 2 isoform X2, with the protein product MVHKADLVIIGISVGLAVGILIASLVFFGICWYKKRAHLRRCANDRSAATLPIRTNGLNTSIDSSAPLSSFVTIKGNLTQKPQRFWWNNHSKDRLASVSGILRYSYKDIQKGTENFTTILGQGSFGPVYKAKMPAGEVVAVKVLASNSKQGEKEFQTEVSLLARLHHRNLVNLVGYCIDKGQRMLVYEYMRNGSLENLIYNDEEQVLSWEDRLQIALDISHGIEYLHDGAVPPVIHRDLKSANILLDHSMRAKEEVFDGHNSGLKGTYGYIDPVYISTNNFTTKSDVYSFGIILFELITAIHPHQNLMEYVNLAAMSSDGVDEIIDTKIVGKCNLEEVRSLAKIAHRCLHKTPRRRPSIGEVSQAIIKIKQRRLVKEDTFSFVREDLSRAVSQIECQQLELRRMVSIDERQNE
- the LOC105177556 gene encoding calcium/calmodulin-regulated receptor-like kinase 2 isoform X1, with the protein product MVHKADLVIIGISVGLAVGILIASLVFFGICWYKKRAHLRRCANDRSAATLPIRTNGLNTSIDSSAPLSSFVTIKGNLTQKPQRFWWNNHSKDRLASVSGILRYSYKDIQKGTENFTTILGQGSFGPVYKAKMPAGEVVAVKVLASNSKQGEKEFQTEVSLLARLHHRNLVNLVGYCIDKGQRMLVYEYMRNGSLENLIYNDEEQVLSWEDRLQIALDISHGIEYLHDGAVPPVIHRDLKSANILLDHSMRAKVADFGLSKEEVFDGHNSGLKGTYGYIDPVYISTNNFTTKSDVYSFGIILFELITAIHPHQNLMEYVNLAAMSSDGVDEIIDTKIVGKCNLEEVRSLAKIAHRCLHKTPRRRPSIGEVSQAIIKIKQRRLVKEDTFSFVREDLSRAVSQIECQQLELRRMVSIDERQNE